A single window of Salvelinus namaycush isolate Seneca chromosome 11, SaNama_1.0, whole genome shotgun sequence DNA harbors:
- the ccl25a gene encoding C-C motif chemokine 21, which translates to MRFNLMFILILACLCVTLAQGSYEDCCLKYVRRVRKTALRMVTSYRRQETDGGCNIHAIVFTMKRGRLFCADPREKWVNELMLKVETKKSKKHTKGLKKPRG; encoded by the exons ATGCGGTTCAACCTAATGTTCATTCTAATCCTAGCCTGTCTATGCGTCACGCTGGCCCAAG GTTCCTATGAAGACTGCTGTCTGAAGTACGTGCGGAGGGTGAGGAAGACTGCTTTGAGGATGGTGACGAGTTACAGGAGGCAGGAGACAGACGGGGGCTGCAACATCCACGCTATTGT GTTCACCATGAAGAGAGGCAGGTTGTTCTGTGCTGACCCCAGAGAGAAGTGGGTGAATGAACTGATGCTGAAGGTTGAAACCAAGAAGAGTAAAAAG CACACGAAGGGGCTAAAGAAGCCGAGAGGCTAG
- the LOC120055399 gene encoding bone morphogenetic protein 2-like, with the protein MLPVAIITAIATLVSVATARPSLNYLESHFSTENESEEVRSAAIKRLLEVFGMEDAPLLRGDKQPPQYMVDLYNTVADVDGVTKDPYILEGNTVRSFFDKLHSEQIEFLFNLSMVARSEKVLTAELHLFKLRPQASATFNRYHFCQVSVYQLLDSSKMNITQGKKLLSSRLIPVHSTGWEVFTITQAVRSWMAVEGNNLGLLVTVQTLGGSQMDKKVVRFSSGRNHHKSKQPMLVLFTDDGRRAAALDNTVKDPNESPAVPGLPNLPNAPGFHRSTRSLDYDEDEEKMTCQRMPLYVDFEEIGWSGWIVSPRGYNAYHCKGSCPFPLGQNMRPTNHATVQSIINALKLTKGIETPCCVPDKLFSINLLYFDDDENVVLKQYDDMVAGSCGCH; encoded by the exons ATGTTACCTGTCGCGATAATCACTGCCATTGCCACGTTAGTGAGCGTGGCTACTGCAAGACCGTCATTAAATTATTTGGAAAGCCACTTTTCCACGGAGAACGAGTCTGAAGAAGTACGTTCTGCAGCTATCAAGAGGCTGCTGGAGGTGTTTGGGATGGAGGACGCTCCTCTCCTCCGGGGCGACAAGCAGCCGCCTCAGTACATGGTTGACCTGTACAACACTGTCGCAGATGTGGACGGCGTTACCAAGGACCCCTACATTCTGGAGGGGAATACAGTGCGCAGCTTCTTCGACAAAC TGCACAGTGAACAAATTGAGTTCCTGTTCAACTTGTCCATGGTGGCCAGGAGTGAGAAGGTTCTAACCGCGGAACTCCATCTCTTCAAGCTGCGGCCTCAGGCTTCTGCGACTTTCAACAGATATCACTTCTGTCAG GTCAGTGTCTACCAGCTTCTGGATAGCAGCAAAATGAACATTACTCAGGGGAAGAAGCTGCTGTCTTCCAGACTGATCCCTGTCCACTCCACTGGCTGGGAAGTGTTCACCATTACACAAGCT GTGCGTTCCTGGATGGCTGTTGAGGGCAATAACCTGGGTCTTCTGGTCACAGTGCAGACCCTGGGAGGAAGCCAGATGGATAAGAAGGTGGTGCGTTTTTCTTCGGGCCGTAACCACCATAAAAGCAAGCAGCCCATGCTGGTGCTGTTCACTGACGATGGCCGCCGTGCAGCCGCTCTGGATAATACAGTCAAAG ATCCCAATGAGAGCCCAGCTGTCCCCGGCCTGCCCAACCTCCCCAACGCCCCAGGCTTCCACCGCAGCACCCGCTCCCTGGACTATGACGAGGACGAAGAGAAGATGACGTGCCAGCGCATGCCACTCTACGTGGACTTCGAGGAGATCGGCTGGTCCGGGTGGATCGTGTCGCCTCGGGGGTACAATGCCTACCACTGTAAGGGCTCCTGCCCCTTCCCCCTGGGCCAGAACATGAGACCCACTAACCACGCCACCGTCCAGTCTATCATCAACGCTCTGAAGCTGACTAAAGGCATTGAGACGCCGTGCTGCGTGCCAGACAAGCTCTTCTCCATCAACCTGCTGTATTTTGATGATGATGAGAATGTGGTGCTGAAGCAGTATGATGACATGGTGGCAGGAAGCTGCGGCTGCCATTGA